The nucleotide window TGGCTCTATGTTGTGTATAACTTGTATATAACTTGAATCCATCAATTGGGCTCTTCAATTTCAAATCctcaccccctgtggaaggtgaCACTGAATGCTTTAAAATCAGTACAtcaatacaaacaagccttgtattgattcagtggttcctacgatagctcttcatattttgagaaaatatctcaaaacttgactttttatgttgaagcataccagcacacagagcattaaaatcCAAGTCAAAACAGTGGACAATTCTGAAATCCAGTAggattttaccaaatttatttAGCACCAATATTGGAAAATTTGTTTGCAATTCCAGATCTTCCACATCTTTTCCACCACAGGACAACAGTTGCTGGATCTGGAATGACTAACACAAACATGAGAATAGTTTTCCACAGGAACATTCTGAAAAAGCAGGAAAAAGCGCGTAAAATGTGGCAAAAATTCTCCAAAACGGGCTAAaagtaaatttggacaacaaaaaaagcaggaattcctgcttgGGCAGGAAAATCCTCATGCCTCCTAACACTGTTAAATTTGGTTGGTATTCCAACATCTTCCCAGGGGGTCAAATGGAATTTTAATAACTCATAGAATCAACCTGCAATACTCCATGATTACAGACCACAGAGATTAGACTCAAAGAGTACCAAAATAGTGTACTCCGGATTATTTTGACATGTGCCGACAAACTTTAAGATTTAAAGTTAGTGCTTGTTTTCGATGATGCACACAAAGGGCTATGTATGCACACACACCTTTATAACCCTCAAGTTTGAAGACACAAATAATCGTTTGATGCTGGTTTATGGTGATAAGTGCCGGAGGTAGACTATTTTGGTCTCAATGTGTGACAAACCACAAACCAATATGGCAGATTAACATCAGCATTATGCATGCATGGTGCAATTCTGAGTTAGTACTCTTTGGGGTCTAATCTCTTTGTGACAGACACAGTAACTAATGGCGGCAACATTCGCCACCTTTACTTGAACGATGGTAAATTTGGTAATTGGATATTAGGCGTGGGAATGTTTGGAAGGTTGATGCTCTTAACGGCTGCCGCTGCTCTTGCTGGTGCTGCTGATAATCCAGCCTAGAATAGAAATAAACAGAAAACAATATATTGATATAAAGCATTCTTTAAATAAAGCAAATATCTATTTCCAAAAAGCAAAAACCTATTTATATGatacaaacatttaaaaattgacagttaaatttacttaaattttgcgatcgcGAGATCCTGAGTGGCAAAACTGACTTGAAACAGCGATGAAAATATTGCTGTAACTTTGATAATACCGTAGAATTCTGTCTACAGgcgtacgagggggtatcaaaaagttttagaaatcgcccagaagtaaaagagctatatcaatgaaattttgtcagtgcaatcactggtccttatgtacactatgatgcaaaaatatagtaggtttactttttttttacaggcgctagatatCAGTACCTGCCAGCGTTCGAATTAAGAatttttttgaggttgtccgccggacaacctcaaaaagatatttggttgtccgaaaatatttttggttgtccgaaatttATATGAACTTTTTGTGCCGTAAAAAATTAAGTTGCAAGTTtaaaacaagagcaccactggtgctgtagctcatttgttatgggttatggtcaggaataccatgcgtagctatgtatagccatgcatagatatgtatagccatgcatagctatgtatagccatgcatagctatgtatagccattcatagtatagccatgcatagttatgtatagccatggatagctatgtatagccatggatagctatgtatggtcatgtatagccatgtaaccatgtcatggccatgtatagccatgtatagctatatatacagggctgccaactttgaaaaacacatttcagtattctcaaaatcaccatagtgctgtgatcaagcacaaatcagcattttgaaaatatacttacggttctcaagatatttatttattcaaggcatttatttatttgtaccttttgcttgtcagtatcctttgattttattttgtttaatacagttttgtttgtatatttaatgtcttggatgcaccatcggatagatgagtgccactgatgtaaaagcaatttccaaataaaaacttgaaacttaaaaactacaacactttcatggtaaatggcatgcatagctatgtatagccatgcatagttatgtatagtcatgcatagctatgtatagccatgcatagctatgtatagccatgcatagctatgtatagccatgcatagctatgtatagccatgcatagctatgtatagccatgcatagctggcatgcatagctatgtatagccatgcatagttatgtatagtcatgcatagctatgtatagccatgcatagctaggtatagccatgcatagctcaggggtgtctattcttccagagaattgaaattattccctcaccctaccgcgctgtgtcacacccgtccccagattcttccccaactgagatccccaaaagggaaaattttaggctgtttgctatctacatgtacttttccttattttcttgttccctcccttccctgCCTGAATATAGGTGTGTTGTCAGACCAGAAACTTCTTTATACAACTGTTAGGCTAAGTTGTgagttgttctattctgtcttccctaaaaacatcaaattctttcctagatggtatagcacttgttcagtgcctgtatgggaccatgacaatccctctctgacattacaaaatccaccagtcggCACAAGCGCCTCGTTGGCGCACCACCCACCCcctcgaggaactagaactagttctaagatggtacagtctggacactgaaccattgcatccAAGGACTAATGGTTCAAAGTGAAGACAGGCTGGCAAACACCTCTAGGCTCTTTAATATTTTCAGAGCTAGCTGCAATTTACTacttacaggggtgtgagagttcagcttttttgttttgattttcagggtttttttgtaCCAGAACACTTGCTCTGTACAACagtataggatcttcccaaattgcagctttttgctaggTGTTTTTAGCTTTTTGCTAACTGTTTTCAGCTCTTTTATATATGTGGTGACTCACATGCCCCTGATTTATAAAGCCTTAGAATTACAATTCTTCTGCAGCAGATCAGTTCGGCATTGAACTATTGCATCTAGGCCTAGGGAAGGATAATCAGGGATTTGGATCTAAAGCTGAGGTAAgggaagataaacttggacaATAGAGCTGTTTAATTAAATTGATGATTCTGTCTTCCCTTAGAAccccaaatgcttccctagataggcagatgtccaaaataagaagaaaatggattttgtgtgaaatatgcaaagcagagcTCTCTTATTTTGTGTGCATTATTACCTATAGTATGACCACTAAGTAACTATTGCCCAGGCATGGAAGAATAACACTGACCTaacttttccctgttttatgctaaagtccatggtttccctcaaaataattatttttgggatgggaattggaccactacatgtatgctaatgctatgtacccattataattcttccctaaatgacacttgatgaattcacctaccCCGTAGAGCAGTCACTGCCATGCCAGCCAGTAaccatctatttcattccaaaaatagccataaaacataataatacacgTTCTAGTTATATATTTTCCccccaaattagttaattttatttttaatcttccttgaatcctgtttactttcttttatttttgccctctattttttttctttttaaatgcaaaattcttccccaaaggggtaaaattattccctcccctttgggggcgattaacggaagaatagaCGCCCCTGGCATAGCTATGTATattagccatgcatagctatgtatagctatggatagctatgtatggccatgtatagccatgcatagctatgtatagccatatgtaaccatgtcatagccatgtatagccatgtatagctatgtatagccatgtataactatgtatacagggctgccaactttgaaaaacacatttcagtattctcaaacctcaaaatcaccatagtgctgtgatcaagcacaaatcagcattttgaaaatatactatggttctcaagatatttatttattcaaggcatttatttatttgtaccttttgcttgtcgagtatcctttgattttattttgtttaatacagttttgtttgtatatatttaatgtcttggatgcaccatcggatagatgagtgccactgatgtaaaagcaatttccaaataaaaacttgaaacttaagaactacaacactttcatggtaaatgaaataaataaataaataaaattttgcacacacatctaattttcctgacttcatatttcaaacaagtgctcccttcaatcttcagaacagggaacggccactagcctagtgtttatccccagcacttccctgttcagactttctgtttgtctgttttgtaatgtcagagaggggttgtcatggtcccatatactgatatactaggccagtgccagtcaaaaggacatttcaccttgattaaatgtttacataactaattgggtcaagatgtgtgatataaagtgtaaatgagtgagatgtttgttcatagtcagggttgccaactaacaatttggtagcccaattagttctgatttgggagaatttgagacactatttgctcatggctcttgcacagaagtaagggcctatagacagcactaagcccaattggtgctaaaagcaacactgaaaagcagacattgtagctgcactgaaacagtaaagttcaataatctcttttacaaattcgcacgatcaaggagtttgtacagtgtttgtaatatgaaaagcaccacaaacagtctacataggagactattccatgaaatttggtagaacttttcgtaagaaaatgctccaaaaatgatactttctgtcctaattgttttagctaaataagtaacaatcatgaaccatcatgcaaagatcgctgcctcaaattaccagatccattgctcaaacgatgtagcaagagaaaggaaaaaacatacacaaatatGGACTATGCCTATAGTGCATTGCGTTTACGCAATGAGCTAAAAACATACACTGCCGTCAGTATTCACATGTCACACACCTTTCCCAAACTCGCCTTGTTGctattataaaatatcaaatatatccaagaaaatacagATTTAATGtccatcatttatttatcatcaataaattcATATTTGTGCTGGATTTTATGCTTAAAAGCATCAGAATTCCCCCGGGCAGAATTCATTCTTTTCAAGAAGTCAAAAGACGTAAACATGAACATCTCCATTGATAAAGtatctcattaattattcatgagctcattGAGTTTCTATGGGTTTCTAATTTTCTATGCATGTCAGGGTATAGCTTTAGGGGGGGTCTTGAAAGCAGTGATGTCAGAGACTGGTGTCAGAGGTCAGGTCACTCTGGTCAGGTCATGAGGTTTTACCAGGGGCCCGGCCATGTGCTAGCTAGCTTGTGTACCGTGCACCGATTGATATTGCACACCTGGTAAAGGCCAAGGTTATCATGATGTTTATAAAATACTTGCTACAAATTTAtgggaaaacaacatttttagtCATGATTTCTTCTGAACATTTCAAGATTTATGCAATGCATTTTATGGTAAGCTTACTCTGTAACATTACATTGGTACACATTTTTATGGTTGTCCCTCGGACAACTGCCGTCAGCATTTTGGGTTGTCTGATGTTCATTGTGGTTGTCCCGGACAACcacttatttcgaacgctggtacCTGCCTAtctaaccgcataaccagcaaaatggagaaaattgaggcatgtagcatgattaagttccattttaagggttacagtgcccaaaaaatctgtgatgaaataaaaattcattttccaaaaagcaacagtgacaatatcacaatcaccaccgaagataactttcatttcatcatcgattttctaggcactgcaacccttcaaatgcaggatcttaataacgctgcttgcctcaattttctcaatcttgcagtttatgggcagtagcaggttattagcatctagcgtcacctgtaaaaaaagtaaacatgaatatgagaccatttttgcaccatagtgtacataaggaccagtgattgcactgacattgatatagctctttcacttctgggcgatttctaaaactttttgataccccctcgtatatgccTCTaattgagggttttttttttaaaagaaagatATGAAAaaagcagacaccctccacaaaaacattacaatagatagggtcttacaataatacatgtttgtgctGCTGCTTGGATATAGCTGCTCAAACTCCCAATaatatttttgtggagggtgtcaaCCTTTTGTCTCTTTTGTCATTTAGGGACATACATGTATGCTTGTAGCTGGAATTCTACTGTATTTATCAAAATTCATTGGGGCAAAAAGTATTTTGTAGCAGTGGtagagatataaaaaaaaaagataacacCGGAACGGTATCGCCATCTGTTTTGAAATGGCAAGTCAATGTTTGCCAATCGGGagatcaattgatttgcccagcgttGTTTAATTCAATGTGAATGAGCGCCGCTGCCTTATTTGGATATGATCCGCTTTTATTTGGCATCGAAAAATTCTGTGCAGTTTTGTAAGTACGACAAATTACATCAAAGCTTCAAATGGGTAGGATCCGGGGGTAGGATACTAGAATTCATACAATTTCAAAAaggaaaatgaaaaacaattttgaTTGAAGAAGACTTACCTCTTGTTTTTCCAGTTTACTTTGTTCTTCTATCCTTGTGAGAATTTCTGTCATGTTGGTCTCTAATACCATACCGCCCATCACTAATTCTTGTAAAATATAGTGTACCTAAACAAAAATTTAAGATTTTATCAGAAATAAAGgaaagttcagatgcaaaatgcaatatacaAAAGGGTGCTTTGTGTATGTAATAAATATTGCAATTATTTGATAGTGTTAAGTATTCTAGTGCTTggttattatacaaatattgactgctatgaggggcacagttaaaattataggcccgaggtgatgtcaaaacctaTGCCCAAAGTGAAGCTGCGGGCACAGTCACGGTTTAGACATCActgagggcctataattttaaactgtgccccgaatattaagcagtcactatttgttttatatacagaataagatagattcttctcatttgattggttaaaatatttcctgagctgacaaggcctacaagcttttaactgcataggccttGATTTTGAACTGTAATTTAAAGTAAAATGCACAGTCAGTCATTGACATGACTGACAGTGCATTcaagagcaagggtgcagaatttggaccgatatccaccgatttcatatctaaaaccctaccgtttctgtgctaacatcacacactgccgagtctTTATGTcatagtaatttgtctaaaaagtgacatttggcaggtataaatacTTGACATGTAACAGATTGTAAACAAATCACTGCACTCACTATGGCGGTGAAAGGTTTGTTGTCTGCAAGGAGAGTTCAAATTCATCGTGAACTGTGCCCGCACGCTAGTCTCTTTTACAACACTGTAATCAACGGCGACCGTACAATGGGTGCGTAATGTATACGAGTgatctgtgtattcggggttgcgaCTATCCAATTATTTATCAggcacagttgattctatgcctcgggcacagttgattctatgcctcgggcacagttgattctatgcccCGGGCACAGTTGCTTATGATGATAAAAAAAGagggcacagctattttaatgactccacttttaaccaatcagatgagaggaatctatatatgaggtatataataaataatgattATACTATTTGAATGAATCAATAAACTATTCGCCTGTTTTCTTGAGAAACCTTTGATATTCtgatatttctttatattaaattaaacaaatgCAGTGAATGGCGTCTCAAGGAGTCTCTtaatgaccttgatcttccacacagggttacttcatttgaaatctacatcccctttgTCAGCGTTCAAATAGGGTCGGTCAGCCGCCATTGGCTCTGTAACTTTTGGccgggccggtaacttttctgactggcatctacttgccgacccggctggccggtaactttttaagatcaagcccggctggcctgtaactttttgaggcatatttcgaacactgccctTTGTGGCAGACAGGCCTCAAATTTCAGTGAGGCCACCAAGGCCCCTGTTGCTCTTACACTAGGGTCCACAACATGTTTATCTATCAgaagcacagttctttaacccaaatacattggtacattcattgaatgacctttgaaaatttgggtacaaacactcatactctgcaacttgaggtcaaaatttgcactgtgattgtttaattaaggttactgaactatgccactgggacaaggccattgtggtccatagtattaGACAGTTAGACTTTGCCTTGGTGGCTCTCAATTTCAAAGCATTATTTGGAAGTTGTGCCCTTTGCTCACTGGCCTTGAAAATGAGTACCCTTGAAAAATGAATTTGGAGGCCTGGTGGGAGAGGGTAAGgtaaggtcttccatagggggtggatggatttcaaatggaatgacccaaTACTTTTATGCTTTCATAAAAAAATGTGGGTACAACATCCAGAAATATATAGTAATTGGTATGAACTATTTGAAAGCCTTCATCTCAAAAGTAAACTGTCAACTGAAAGTCTTCAATATAGACACAACATGTATACACAATTTTGCAAAGACCATTTGCACTGGCTGCACTACTCGTCCTGAtcatcgcgtaaaaagaactaggtcacactgTGTCACGTGATGCTACACAACTTGTTCAGCCAACGAGGTCCCGGTGTGATGACGATgcaattcaattagccaatcagaactccaCTTCCGGTCTACACTGCAAACAGCGCTAAATCGAGCAGTGCAAAGggtctttgcaaaatactatAATGTGCAGTATTTCAATAAAGGAGCAGTCATTATTAACacggggggggggaagggggatGATTTGAGGGGGAATGTGAAACTCTTTGGTGAGCAAGAGGGGGAATGCAAATTTTTTTGCCAGGAAAGAGGGGAGAATGTTaagttttaaggttattaattattttaaactgttgcgaattggtagttcacagcatcttacgaatggtagtgagctttggcaaaaactgcattgctcatttcatagcgagcgtgtagaagaattaaaatatcacagatatatttttatatgtgctgcggttcttgagttacgttgtaaagagggctgaaacaacaacacttttgtaaaagcaTACataataactcattaacaacaataaattaagcaagtttgcaaagtatacgatttgtagaatgaacttttgcaaaacatcaaggtgttattgttcaataatatattgatctaggtaatgaaaatcgatttttaggtggcttcgaccaacaatacctcgtctacccttaagtggaGAAATTTCATAAAATATGGGGGGAATGCGGAATTTTTGAACGGAAGcgaagggggaacgcgaaatttttcgtCAAAAAATTCCATTTCCCCCACGGTGTAAATAGTGACCGGTCCCAAAGAATACTCTACTCACCTTGTCAACATGGAATATAAGATCTAATTCACATACATTTTCAAAGCACTTGTCTAATGTTTCCACAAATACCTAAGGATGGAGACAAAATAGAGAACAATATGTATTAAACTGCATGCAATGTTTCTCTGTTTAACCTTACATATctaaattcgtcggctgtattccatagtggcgtatagtggggcacccatgaataaacaacttttcgagaaaatcgggatGGAACAATTGCCACTTTAAAATCGAGCTGTGTAAATCAGACAATCATCATATTTGGTAAATGATGTGACatatctgtagtaaactaaatagatttaatttttatatatttttcaaaagaaattaatacataatattgctggcaaactgaaaacaataagtgcaaaact belongs to Amphiura filiformis chromosome 18, Afil_fr2py, whole genome shotgun sequence and includes:
- the LOC140138775 gene encoding AP-3 complex subunit sigma-2-like isoform X2, with amino-acid sequence MIKGILVFNNHGKPRLTKFYSYYNEDVQQQIVRETFHLVSKRDDNVCNFLEGGSLIGGSDFKLVYRHYATLYFVFCVDSSESELGILDLIQVFVETLDKCFENVCELDLIFHVDKVHYILQELVMGGMVLETNMTEILTRIEEQSKLEKQEAGLSAAPARAAAAVKSINLPNIPTPNIQLPNLPSFK